One Williamsia phyllosphaerae genomic window, GACGATCGCCGAGTCGGTCAAGGGTGTCACCGAGGAGACCACCACCGGCGTGCTGCGCCTGTACCAGTTCGCCGCCGCCGGTGAGCTGACCTTCCCGGCCATCAACGTCAACGACTCGGTCACCAAGAGCAAGTTCGACAACAAGTACGGCACCCGCCACTCGCTGATCGACGGCATCAACCGCGCCACCGACGTCCTCATCGGCGGCAAGAAGGTCCTCCTCGCCGGCTACGGCGACGTGGGCAAGGGCTGCGCCGAGTCGCTCGCCGGCCAGGGCGCCCGCGTCCAGGTCACCGAGATCGACCCGATCAACGCGCTGCAGGCGCTTATGGACGGCTACGACGTCGTCACCGTCGAGGACGCGATCGGCAAGGCCGACATCGTCATCACCTCGACCGGCAACCTGGGCATCATCACCCTCGATCACATGCGCCAGATGAAGGACAAGGCGATCCTGGGCAACATCGGTCACTTCGACAACGAGATCGACATGGCCGGGCTGGAGAACTCCGGCGCCAAGCGTGTCGTCGTCAAGCCGCAGGTCGACCAGTGGATCTTCGACAGCGGCAAGTCGATCATCGTGCTGAGCGAGGGTCGTCTACTGAACCTGGGCAACGCCACCGGCCACCCGTCGTTCGTGATGAGCAACAGCTTCTCGAACCAGGTCATCGCGCAGATCGAGGTCTGGACCAAGAACGACGAGTACGACAACGAGGTCTACCGCCTCCCGAAGCACCTCGACGAGAAGGTCGCCAAGATCCACGTCGAGGCACTCGGTGGCACGCTCACCAAGCTCACCAAGGAGCAGGCCGAGTACATCAACGTCGATGTCGAGGGCCCGTTCAAGCCCGATCACTACCGCTACTGATCTCCTCAGAGCACCGCGGTCTGACCGACCGCTCCCGCGACAGCGAAACGCTCCCGCGACTGGAATCCCAGTCGCGGGAGCGTTTTCGTGTCGCGGGAAGGGCTGCGGCCCTCAGGCGGTGAGCAGGTCGTCGGCGAGCGACGGCGCGAGATTCGCGTCGAGAACCCACCACGGCGAGAGCCAATTGATCTGTGCGAGTTGGCGGTACACCGCATCGACGTCGCGCTGCAGGTTGTTGTCACGTTCGTAGAGGTCGCGGCCCCGGGTCGCGTCGGCGTCCCCGCGCGCGGCCGCGCGCCCCATCGCGACCTCGGCGGGCACGTCGATGAGCAGGTGATGGTCGGGCACCGGTAGGGCGAAGCGGTGGAACTCCAGTTCGGCCACCCACTCCACGGCATCGCCGGCGGCGTCCTGACCGCAGCGAGCGGCGGTGTAGGCGGCGTTGGACGCGACGTAACGGTCGAGCAGCACCACATCGGATTCGCCGAGCGCCGTCCGGATGTCGCGGGCCGCGCCGGCACGATCGAGCGCGAACAGCATCGCCATCGCGTACGAGCTCGAGCGAAGATCGCCGTGGGCGCCGTGCAGGGCCTCGGCGGCGATGTCGGCGTGGACCGATTCGCCGTAACGCGGGAAGGCCATCGTCGTCACCCGACGTCCGGCGTCACGCCACCTGCTGGTCAGGCCGTCGACGAGCGTGCGCTTGCCCGCGCCGTCGATTCCTTCCACCGCGATCAGAACTCCCACACCGCAGAGACTAGTCAGCGTGGCGCCACATTCGACGTCGGTGGCGCCGGACGCGCCGGTCAGGGCCTGTGTGGGCCTCGGCGCGCCACCCGCACGTTCACCGTCGTCGGTGTCACCATGGGGGTCATGAAGCCCAGGATTCTCGTCGTGGACGATGACGCGGCACTAGCGGAGATGCTCACCATCGTGCTGCGTGGCGAGGGTTTCGAGCCGTTCGTCGTCGGTGACGGCACCCAGGCGCTCGCCGCGGTCCGCGAGATCCGACCCGATCTGGTGCTGCTAGACCTGATGTTGCCCGGCATGAACGGCATCGACGTGTGCCGCGTGCTGCGCGCCGACTCCGGCGTGCCGATCGTGATGCTGACCGCCAAGAGCGACACCGTCGACATCGTCCTGGGCCTCGAGTCCGGCGCCGACGACTACATGGTCAAGCCGTTCAAGCCCAAGGAGCTCGTCGCCCGCGTCCGCGCCCGACTGCGTCGCACCGACGACGAGCCCGCCGAGTTGCTGTCCATCGGCCCCGTCGAGATCGACGTGCCCGCCCACAAGGTGACCCGCGACGGCAACCAGATCTCGCTGACCCCGCTCGAGTTCGACCTCCTCGTGGCCCTCGCGCGCAAGCCGCGGCAGGTGTTCACGCGTGACGTGTTGCTCGAGCAGGTGTGGGGATATCGGCATCCGGCCGACACGCGGCTGGTCAACGTCCACGTACAGCGGCTGCGTGCCAAGGTCGAGCTCGACCCGGAGAACCCG contains:
- the ahcY gene encoding adenosylhomocysteinase: MTSVQTALSADNLGGIDFKVADLSLAAYGRLEIDLAEAEMPGLMELRREYADVAPLKGARISGSLHMTTQTAVLIETLVSLGAEVRWASCNIFSTQDHAAAAIVVGPYGTPEEPKGIPVFAWKGESLEEYWWCAEQMLTWPDEPANMILDDGGDATMMVLRGAQFEKAGVVPPVEDNDSAEYTIFLNQLRERFETDKTKWSTIAESVKGVTEETTTGVLRLYQFAAAGELTFPAINVNDSVTKSKFDNKYGTRHSLIDGINRATDVLIGGKKVLLAGYGDVGKGCAESLAGQGARVQVTEIDPINALQALMDGYDVVTVEDAIGKADIVITSTGNLGIITLDHMRQMKDKAILGNIGHFDNEIDMAGLENSGAKRVVVKPQVDQWIFDSGKSIIVLSEGRLLNLGNATGHPSFVMSNSFSNQVIAQIEVWTKNDEYDNEVYRLPKHLDEKVAKIHVEALGGTLTKLTKEQAEYINVDVEGPFKPDHYRY
- a CDS encoding dTMP kinase; translation: MGVLIAVEGIDGAGKRTLVDGLTSRWRDAGRRVTTMAFPRYGESVHADIAAEALHGAHGDLRSSSYAMAMLFALDRAGAARDIRTALGESDVVLLDRYVASNAAYTAARCGQDAAGDAVEWVAELEFHRFALPVPDHHLLIDVPAEVAMGRAAARGDADATRGRDLYERDNNLQRDVDAVYRQLAQINWLSPWWVLDANLAPSLADDLLTA
- the mtrA gene encoding MtrAB system response regulator MtrA encodes the protein MGVMKPRILVVDDDAALAEMLTIVLRGEGFEPFVVGDGTQALAAVREIRPDLVLLDLMLPGMNGIDVCRVLRADSGVPIVMLTAKSDTVDIVLGLESGADDYMVKPFKPKELVARVRARLRRTDDEPAELLSIGPVEIDVPAHKVTRDGNQISLTPLEFDLLVALARKPRQVFTRDVLLEQVWGYRHPADTRLVNVHVQRLRAKVELDPENPEVVLTVRGVGYKAGPP